The following DNA comes from Notolabrus celidotus isolate fNotCel1 unplaced genomic scaffold, fNotCel1.pri scaffold_171_arrow_ctg1, whole genome shotgun sequence.
aactccatcaggtcacatctttacaactcTGTCAGGTCACATCTTAACAACTCCATCAGGTCATATCTTTACAACTCCACCAGGTCACATCTTTACAGCTCCGTcaggtcacatctttacaactccgtcaggtcacatctttacaactccaCCAGttcacatctttacaactccgtcaggtcacatctttacaactcTGTCAGGTCACATATTTTCAACTCCACcaggtcacatctttacaaccccatcaggtcacatctttacaactccaTCAGGTAACATCTTTACACCTCCGTcaggtcacatctttacaactccGTCAGAtcacatctttacaactccgtcaggtcacatctttacaactccaccaggtcacatctttacaactctgtcaggtcacatctttacaactctgtcaggtcacatctttacaactccaccaggtcacatctttacaactccatcaggtcacatctttacaactccgtcaggtcacatctttacaactccatcaggtcacatctttacaactccgtcaggtcacatctttacaactccaTCAGGTCACATCTTTAGCTCATCTCTCTGCCTGGTTTGAACCAGTTCTTGGTGTGAGGTAAAGGATTTGGACTTTGGCAGAGCAGCTGTGTCTATAATATATCACCAGACTTTATGGCCTCAGTTAGATTACAGGCTCGGTTATTGAACCATAAAACTGAGAGCAGGAGCTCACAGCCCTGTCTCCTCCCTCAAACATCCCTCCTCTGTGACTCCTCCCTCCGGATCAGACCAGCATTGTTCCAGAGCGGGGGAGAACGGGGCGACgtccttcctcttcctgttgattCAAACAAGAGCAGATAcgcacccagagagagagagagagagagagagagagagagagagagagagagagagagagagagagagagagagagagagagagagagagagagagagagagagagagagagagagaattgtTTAATACTTCccctaaacacaaacatgatcaCCTGCAGCTGAtccactgtttgtgtgtgtgtgcgtattaGTAGACTGTGGTGAATACCTGTTGATCAGTCAGATTTGTAAACTCTTGGTGTAGAGTTTGTCCTGGTTAATGAacactcctccctccctccctccgtccctctccctccctccctccctctccctctctctcctccagctgctgtcGTTCCTGGCCTTCATCCTGGAGGAGGTGGTGAACAGCTGTGTAAGCTGCACGGCTCTGTACTTCTTTGAGTTTGTGAGCTGCACAGCCTTCCTCTTCACCCTGatgctcctcatcctcctctcctccccgcTGTACTCCAGAGTGGGCGTGGCCTCCTGGCCGCTCCTGGTAAGAGCCGCGCACCCGGTTCAATTCCCTTCTCTGTTCCCCCGATCACTCCTGTAGTACTATTATATATAAACTATtatatcctcctcttcctctcctcctcctcatcctcctcctcctcttcctcctcctcctcctcctcctcctcctcctcctcctcttcctctcctcctcctcatcctcctcctcctcttcctctcctcctcctcctcctcctcctcctcctcctcctcctcttcctctcctcctcctcatcctcctcctcctcttcctctcctcctcctcctcctcctcctcttcctctgcaggacTTCCTGTACACTGCAGGCATCGCTCTGTTGTTCTTGATCGCCTCCAGCGTCTTCGCGTCAGATAACGGGAAGACGTCTGTGGAAAGCTGCGCTGTGGTGAGAGAACATCAACACACACTACTCTCCTTTCCTGCCTCCTCACTCCTTGCCTCCTTCCAACCTTCCTTATTCCTCTAACTCcttgttcctctcctcctcctcctccccctccaggCGTTTGGCTTCCTGGCGACGTTGGCGTTCCTGTTGGACCTGGCCTTGTTTTATAAGTCTAATGGCTTCCCGATTAAGAGCAAGGATGGAGCGCCGCCCAGTAACGGCGTCTCGGCTCAAGACGGTCCAGCTGAGAAGGAAAAACTGAACGCGGTGGCGAACGGGACGGAAGAAGTCTAGTTCTCCCGTTCATGTGCGGCGTGCGGGGGGGTCAGAGAATATTTCACGCACTGTTCCTTTAATATGCCAACAGGAGGCGGAGCTTCTGTGATCGATGGCGTCTCTTTAAACCGAGTCTCTGACGTTTTATCCACTGCTtcctgtttctacataaacacgtgtgtgtgtgtgtgtgtgtgtgtgtgtgtgtgtgtgtgtgtgtgtgtgtgtgcatgtgtgtgtgtgtgagtgtgtgaatgtgtgtgtgtgattctttAAATGAAGTGATGCCCTTTTTaaacagcagggggcgctctCCTCGCTGTGAGTCGGCTCACACTGGCGGCGTCTCCTTAGCGTGTTCATGGTTTTGTAGAAACAGGAAGTAGGTGAGAAACAGCAGGaagtcttttcaaaataaaatctgagtGAAGCCGAGACGCTGGTATCACAGCAgctcctgacctttgacctcctgcTCTGATTAAAGGGGCGTGTCTGTGAGGAGCCTCAAAGCCGCCCCGTGTTTTATACTCTGAGTTTACAGACTGACCTCAGTCTGCTCTTCAATCTGTGTTTGATCTTTTTATGAAGACGtttcagactctgtgatccacTATTAGAGGACCAAAGCAGCTCTTGAGAGTTCCTGTTCATCAGGATGTTTGATCTGAATCAAGGAATCTccacaaagtgctttaatgtTTATAACCATGATCTCTTTTATACTCTCTGACTCTCAGAGTCGCTCTGTGTCACTGCCTCTCTAAACTCTGTAATAAATCCTTTTTAAGAAACGCTCGTCTCCGTGTGTTCGCTGCTTCTGTCTCTGGGATCCTCAGaccagactcagactgttataggctcagactgttatagactcagactgctataggctcagactgttatagactcagactgctatagactcagactgctatagactcagactgttataggctcagactgctatagactcagactgttatagactcagactgctatagactcagactgttatagactcagactgctatagactcagactgttatagactcagactgctatagactcagactgttatagactcagactgttatagactcagactgctatagactcagactgttatagactcagactgttatagactcagactgctatagactcagactgttatagactcagactgctatagactcagactgttatagactcagactgctatagactcagactgttatagactcagactgttatagactcagactgctatagactcagactgctatagactcagactgttatagactcagactgctaaaggctcagactgttatagactcagactgttatagactcagactgttatagactcagactgttatagactcagactgttatagactcagactgttatagactcagactgttatagactcagactgttataggctcagaccgctaaaggctcagactgttatagactcagactgttatagactcagactgctatagactcagactgctatagactcagactgctatagactcagactgttatagactcagactgctataggctcagactgttatagactcagactgctatagactcagactgctatagactcagactgctatagactcagactgctatagactcagactgttatagactcagactgctatagactcagactgttatagactcagactgctatagactcagactgctatagactcagactgttatagactcagactgctataggctcagactgttatagactcagactgttatagactcagactgctaaagGCACCAGCTGCTATACGTTTCCAGTGCTATAAGCTTAGAGTTCTATATCAGGATCAGAAGAGGTCCAAGGAAGGAGAACCAGAGACCTGGAGACACTTTTATTAGAGGTGAAGACAGTCTGATCCGACAGAGGAGCTTAGACTGCTGACAGTTTACAGCAGTCTGTTCAGGAGGGGATGCTGAGCGGTTCATCACGGCGTcatcagagtttaaataaacaGACTGATGTCACTGGATCAAGGACCAATGGTCTGCTGTGACAGGAAGTGTTTTAGAGATCTCTTTTCATCAGATGGTTTTTAATAAATATGTGTGGTATCTTTAACCCCCGTTAGAGCTTCAGACCTTCAtcctctttgttctgtttggaTCAAATCAGCTTCTCTGAAAGTCGTGTGTGATGTACTCTCTCTTCACCTGGTGCTCGGCCGAGACGTCTCAGAGTGCTGATGTGAAAAGAACAGACGTCAGACTGAACACCGCCCCCCTCTCACCTGCGTTTCAGGGATCCTCTCGTCCAATCAGAGGGCTCCACAGCTCGCCTGCATGCCTCCTGAGTTGAGGTGAAGGACTCCTGGTTCCAGTGAGACGCACAGATGAGGaggcagaagaggaggaagaggagggaggagaggtgaaggtgTGTCCTCCTCACGGTGACTCAGCAGGTCTGCAGGTATATAAACAGGCACAAATCCTGAGTCCATCACCACGGAGACCATGGCCTGGCTGCTctgcatcacctgtatcctGGTCTGCTGCCCGAACCTGCTGCAGGGCAAAGCTTCAGGTAAGACCACCTGAGCCCGTCTACACCCGCCACTGAGGAGTGAGGTGTCAGTGAAGGAGTGAGGTGTCAGTGAAGGAGTGAGGTGTCTGTGAAGGAGTGAGGTGTCTGTGAAGGAGTGAGGTGTCAGTGAAGGAGTGAGGTGACTGTGAAGGAGTGAGGTGTTTGTGAAGGAGTGAGGTGTGTCTGAAGGAGTGAGGTGTTTGTGAAGGAGTGAGGTGTCAGTGAAGGAGTGAGGTGTCAGTGAAGGAGTGAGGTGTCAGTGAAGGAGTGAGGTGACTGTGAAGGAGTGAGGTGTCTGTGAAGGAGTGAGGTGTTTGTGAAGGAGTGAGGTGTGTCTGAAGGAGTGAGGTGACTGTGAAGGAGTGAGGTGTCTGTGAAGGAGTGAGGTGTGTCTGAAGGAGTGAGGTGACTGTGAAGGAGTGAGGTGACTGTGAAGGAGTGAGGTGTTTGTGAAGGAGTGAGGTGTTTGTGAAGGAGTGAGGTGACTGTGAAGGAGTGAGGTGTTTGTGAAGGAGTGAGGTGTGTCTGAAGGAGTGAGGTGTTTGTGAAGGAGTGAGGTGTATGTGAAGGAGTGAGGTGTGTCTGAAGGAGTGAGGTGTTTGTGAAGGAGTGAGGTGTGTCTGAAGGAGTGAGGTGTGTCTGAAGGAGTGAGGTGACTGTGAAGGAGTGAGGTGTCTGTGAAGGAGTGAGGTGACAGTGAAGGAGTGAGCTGTCAGTGAAGGAGTGAGGTGTGTCTGAAGGAGTGAGGTGTCAGTGAAGGAGTGAGGTGTCAGTGAAGGAGTGAGGTGTCTGTGAAGGAGTGAGCTGTCAGTGAAGGAGTGAGGTGTCAGTGAAGGAGTGAGGTGACTGTGAAGGAGTGAGGTGTTTGTGAAGGAGTGAGGTGTGTCTGAAGGAGTGAGGTGTTTGTGAAGGAGTGAGGTGTATGTGAAGGAGTGAGGTGTGTCTGAAGGAGTGAGGTGTTTGTGAAGGAGTGAGGTGTGTCTGAAGGAGTGAGGTGTGTCTGAAGGAGTGAGGTGACTGTGAAGGAGTGAGGTGTCTGTGAAGGAGTGAGGTGACAGTGAAGGAGTGAGCTGTCAGTGAAGGAGTGAGGTGTGTCTGAAGGAGTGAGGTGTCAGTGAAGGAGTGAGGTGTCAGTGAAGGAGTGAGGTGTCTGTGAAGGAGTGAGCTGTCAGTGAAGGAGTGAGGTGTCAGTGAAGGAGTGAGGTGACTGTGAAGGAGTGAGGTGTCAGTGAAGGAGTGAGGTGTCAGTGAAGGAGTGAGGTGTGTCTGAAGGAGTGAGGTGTCTGTGAAGGAGTGAGGTGTCAGTGAAGGAGTGAGGTGTCTGTGAAGGAGTGAGGTGTGTCTGAAGGAGTGAGGTGTGTCTGAAGGAGTGAGGTGTCTGTGAAGGAGTGAGGTGACAGTGAAGGAGTGAGGTGTCAGTGAAGGAGTGAGGTGTCAGTGAAGGAGTGAGGTGACAGTGAAGGAGTGAGGTGTCTGTGAAGGAGTGAGGTGACAGTGAAGGAGTGAGGTGACAGTGAAGGAGTGAGGTGACAGTGAAGGAGTGAGGTGTCAGTGAAGGAGTGAGGTGTCAGTGAAGGAGTGAGGTGACAGTGAAGGAGTGAGGTGTCTGTGAAGGAGTGAGGTGTCTGTGAAGGagcgcctgtcaatcaaacgcCGATACACGGAGCCGTCACTCcactgatgatgtcatgatgttctgatgatgtcactgatgATGTCACTGCTTCCTGTTGTCTCCGGGCAGAGTACCAGCTGGAGTCAGAGACCCTCAGCCAATGTGAGTTGCTAAGGGGTGTGGCCGTTGCCAAGCAACAAGATGATGCTCCTCACTGTGCCGAGGACGGCAGGTTCAGGTGTGTACCTGCAGCgttaacacacacctgaataCACACAACCTCAAAGGCTGAtcgtgctgtgtgtgtgtgtgtgtgcggtgtgtgtgtgtgtgtaggcctgTGCAGTGCAGTGGGCGGGGTCAGGAGTGTTGGTGCGTAGATCCTGAAGGTCTGGAGATGGTCGGGACTCGAACCAGCGGTTCTGCTCCTCACTgtgagaaacacacactttaacacacacactgtttcatCATCAGGtcccacacacactttaacacacaccCTGTTTCATCATCAGGtcccacacacactttaacacacacactgtttcatCATCAGGtcccacacacactttaacacacacactgtttcatCATCAGGtcccacacacactgtaacacacacactgtggaacACACTGACTCAGGTAACACCTGTCTCACCCtctcccctgtctgtctctctgcaggtccGTCTCCCTGCCAGCTGCAGTCCGCCCTGCGTTGTGCTCCTTCAGGCCTCTTTGAGACCGTGCAGTGtgagtccagcagggggcagtgttGGTGCGTGGATCAGGACGGCATGGAGCTGTACGGGACCCGGCAGAGCGGGAGACCTGAGCGTTGTAAGTCCTGATCCTTTAGACACTGTTTACAGGGGAGCAGGTGGACACACCTGAGGGGACCAGACAGGCTCCTCTGGTCCTCCTCAGACTCAGTTCAGGCTCTGACtcgttgacctttgaccctcagGTCCGGGAAGCTGTGAGGTGAGGTCGCGGCGTCTCCTCCACGGATCCGGATCACACTCTCCTCCTCAGTGCGCCGACGACGGCAGCTTCCTCCCCGTCCAGGTTCAGTTCATCAACACCACCGACAGGAGGCCGCTGGACCTGCTGCACGCCTTCAACAGGTGActcacctgtcacacacacctgtcacacacctgtcccacacacacctgtcacacacacacctgtcacacacacctgtcacacacacctgtcacacacacctgtcacacactcacctgtcacacacatctgtcacacacacctgtcacacacacctgtcacacactcacctgtcacacacatctgtcacacacacctgtcacacacacacctgccccacacacacctgtcacacacacctgtcacacacgcctgtcacacactcacctgtcacacacacacctgtcacacacacacctgtcacacacgcctgtcacacactcacctgtcacacacacacctgtcacacacacctgtcacacacacctgtcacacacacctgtcacacacacacctgtcacacacacctgtcccacacacacctgccccacacacacctgtctcacacacctgtcacacacacctgtcacacactCACCTGTCACACTCACCTGTCACACAcgcctgtcacacacacacctgtcacacactcacctgtcacacacacctgtcacacactcacctgtcacacacacctgtcagtgTGGAGGGATCTCAGGTGaccccctctgtgtgtgttccaggTTCCCAGAAGCCTTCGAGACGTTCAGCAGCTTCAGGAAGTTCTTCCCCTCCATGTCCTCGTACAGTTTCTGCTCCAACAGCCGAGGAAGAGAGACGGAGAACACAGGTAcacgatgaagatgatgatgatgatgatgatggtggtgatgaagatgatgatgatgatgatgatgatgaagatgatgatgatgatgatgaagatgatgatgatgatgatgaagatgatgatgatgatgatgaagatgatgatgatgatgatgatgatgatgatgatggtgatgatgatgaagatgatgatgatgatgatgaagaagatgatgatgatgatgatgatgatgatggtgatgatgatgaagatgatgatgatgatgatgatgatgatgatgaagatgatgatggtgatgatgatgatgatgatgatgatgatgatgatgatgatggtgatgatgatgatggtgatgaagatgatgatgatgatgatggtgatgatgatgatgatgattatgatgaagatgatgatgatgatgatgatgatgatggtgatgaagatgatgatgatgatgatgatggtgatgatgatgatgatgatgatgatgatgatgatgatggtgatgatgatgatgatgatgatgatgatgatgatgatgatgaagatgatgatgatgatgatgatgatgatgatggtgatgatgatgatgatgatgatgatgatgatgatgaagatgatgatgatgatgatgatgatgatgatgatgatgatgatgatgaagatgatgatggtgatgatgatgatggtgatgatgatgatgatgatgatgatgatgaagatgatgatggtgatgatgatgatgatgatgatgatgatgatgatgatgatgatggtgatgatgatgatgatgatacttCCTGTTCAGGCGTGgagctcctcctctctgaggTCTATGACTCGGCGTTCTCCGGTCTCCGGTCTGGTCGCTCGTTCTCTCAGACGAACATCTACAGAGTCCTGCAGAGGAGGATGCTGGGAGTCCGCCTCGCCCTCACCGGACACTTCAGATGTAAAGACAGATCCTGCTCTCAGTTAGACCAGCTTAACTGGTTTAACTGGTTTAACTGGTCTAAACTGTCTTAACTGGTCTAAACTGGTTTAACTGGTCTAAACTGTCCTAACTGGTCTAAGATGTCTTAACTGGTCTTAACTGGTTTAACTGGTTTAACTGCTTTAACTGGTCTTAATTGGTCTTAATTGGTCTTAACTGGTCTTAACTGTCTTATATGGTTTAACTGGTTTAACTGGTCTTAATAGGTCTAAACTGGTTTAACTGTtcacctccccctctctctcaggcCCCTCCCCCTGTGAGGAGGAGCGGCGTGCGGCAGTGGAGGCATCCAGTGTTTTCGTCCCGTCCTGTGAGAGCGGAGGATCGTTCAGGTCCAGGCAGTGCCAGCAGGGGGGGCAGTGCTGGTGTGTGGACCCCGCAGGGAGAGAGGTTCCTGGGACACGACAGCAAGGAGACTCCCTGACCTGCAGTGAGTGTGGAGGAGACATCTGAGGACACTCACATGTTTCCTTCTTTGTCTCCTCGTTTCAAATtaatctctttgttttctcctcctcctcctcctcctcctcttcctcctcctcctcctcctcctcctcctcctcctcctcttcttcctcctcctcctcctcctcctcctcctcctcctactcttcctcctcctcctcctcctcctcctcttcttcctcctcctcctcctactcctcctcctcctcctcctccttctcctcctcctcctcctcctcctcctcctcctcctcctcctcttcctcctcctcctcctcctcttcctcctcctcctcctcctcttcctcctcctcctcctccttctcctcctcctcctcctcctcctcctcttcctcctcctcctcctcctcctcctccaggttcTGGTCTTGCTGACTGCCCCACTCAGCGTCGTCTGGCTCTGTCCCGGTTGTTCTCTGGTCCTGTTGATCCTTCTTTCCAGGCCTCCTCTGTCAGACCTCGGTCTTcctgcctccccctcctcagTCCTCTCAGGGAGCTCCTGCCCGTGGAGGTGGATCCGTCCTCCTTCCTGTCTCACCTGGCTGAAGTCCTCCACGGTCTGTTCCCCTCAGTGGGCGGGGCTCTGCAGGCTCTGTCTCGCTCCTCACCTCGCCGCTTCCAGGAGAACTTGTTTGGAGGGAAGTTCCTGAAGAGCGCCGCCTCCTTTAACTTCAGCGGGGCGCTGGGAGCTCAGGGAGCGCTCGGTCTGGACCGGCTGTCCTCTCAAAACCTCAGCCTCAGGAAGAACCAGGACCTGGTCCTGTCCACCAGCAAGGCTCTGGAGGACCCGgccttcctctctgctctccaacACACACTGAGGGGACTGAGCAGCTCACACTCCACCTCACTGGACCAggtcagactcacacacacactcacacacacacacacacacacacgcacacacacacacacacacacacacacacacacacacacacacacacacacacacacagaggtcatTGGTCTCGTTGTCTTCCAGGTTCTGACTCCTTtcctgcggtcctgctccggaGACGAG
Coding sequences within:
- the cmtm6 gene encoding CKLF-like MARVEL transmembrane domain-containing protein 6; protein product: MTSTVYSSTTESNPKSSWCLVPSEYLDKPRFVIKVCQVLLSFLAFILEEVVNSCVSCTALYFFEFVSCTAFLFTLMLLILLSSPLYSRVGVASWPLLDFLYTAGIALLFLIASSVFASDNGKTSVESCAVAFGFLATLAFLLDLALFYKSNGFPIKSKDGAPPSNGVSAQDGPAEKEKLNAVANGTEEV